A window of Methylocystis sp. IM3 contains these coding sequences:
- a CDS encoding efflux RND transporter permease subunit, whose amino-acid sequence MNSVVVLALKRPYTFVVLSICILIFGVMAIFKTPTDVFPNIKIPVVAVVWSYAGLLPKEVSGRITYYYERALTTNVEGIEHIESQSYYGSSITKIFLQPGIDLAAAEADIDSISQTVTKALPPDISPPMVMRLEASSVPVAMLKVTAENLTPADLYNLAKNKIRPFLVMIPGAILPHPYGGQDKQLLVSLDQQKLLARHLTATDVHNALGRQSIVLPAGDVKLHATDFFVQTNATPMQVEDFNNIPIKRVGNATVYMRDVADVRLGGPPQINAVLVDGKQSVLIVVMKSGEASTLDVVDGIRKAIPRIEEIAPPGVKVELLNDASVFVKDSITDVLREMALASALTGLVVLLFLGSWRATVIIATSIPLSILSAIIGLHWVGQTINVMTLGGLALAVGILVDDATVMIENIDTHMEMGKPLETAIIDAANQIVIPTFVSTVCIIIVWFPLFELTGVSGWLFTPMAEAVMFAMIASFILSRTLVPTMAKYLLVDHNAPPLHGDGHGEAKKDAQKGLRGRKYPTPEEIYELANKSAEHDALAGEGGISHFAVPVLETHGHSHGRKGIFARIQRGFEQGFQTLRNRYNELLANVLQRRGRFVAIFLVFAVLSIGLFFTNGQEFFPEIKSGTLQMHVRLPLGTRIEVTGRIASLISNDIERLLPGQVEDIVSNCGLPVGPHNLAFIPTPTIGPQDCDMTIALKDEVSPVWDFRRILRKGLTDRYPGTEFTFQPADLTAKILNFGSPSPIDVQINGGDPNESYEFARKLASKIRKINGSVDVVIQQTMRTPTLLVEGNRSLGLGVHLTEKDIADNLLMTLSGSQQVDQVFWLDQKSGNSYQINVYTPQYQLTKVQNLLTIPVDKGDLDPSGNEMQLLGSAATLSLKGTPGVVSHANIMPLFNVYVSAETRDLGGVLSDVKKVVEESEKEAPRGAAVEVRGQAETMHSAYIELIGGLVASILLIYLLIVVNFQSWLDPFIIITALPGALAGIAWSLFLTHTNISVPALTGAIMCMGTATANSILVVAYARERLELHGDAMVAALEAGYARIRPVIMTASAMVIGMLPMSMANSQNAPLGRAVIGGLIVATFATLFFVPCVYAILYKRNPRKSESLR is encoded by the coding sequence GTGAACAGTGTCGTAGTACTCGCCCTGAAGCGCCCCTACACCTTCGTGGTCCTCTCAATATGTATCCTGATTTTTGGGGTTATGGCGATTTTCAAAACGCCTACAGACGTCTTCCCAAACATCAAGATCCCTGTCGTTGCTGTCGTGTGGTCTTACGCCGGCCTGCTTCCAAAGGAAGTATCGGGTCGTATTACGTATTACTACGAACGCGCGCTGACCACGAACGTTGAGGGCATTGAGCATATTGAGAGTCAATCCTATTACGGCAGCAGCATCACCAAAATATTCCTTCAGCCAGGGATCGATCTCGCGGCGGCTGAGGCGGACATAGACTCGATCTCCCAGACAGTTACGAAGGCGCTCCCGCCTGATATCTCGCCGCCGATGGTCATGAGGCTAGAAGCCTCGTCGGTCCCAGTTGCGATGCTAAAGGTTACCGCGGAGAACTTAACCCCCGCGGATCTGTACAATTTGGCCAAGAATAAAATCCGACCGTTTCTCGTGATGATTCCTGGAGCGATCCTGCCGCACCCTTACGGCGGTCAGGACAAGCAACTTCTGGTTTCACTTGATCAGCAAAAGCTACTTGCGCGTCATCTTACGGCTACGGATGTGCACAATGCGCTTGGACGTCAAAGCATCGTCCTTCCTGCGGGCGACGTAAAGCTTCACGCGACGGATTTTTTTGTGCAAACCAACGCCACGCCCATGCAGGTTGAAGACTTCAACAACATTCCAATTAAGCGCGTTGGGAACGCCACCGTCTACATGCGTGACGTCGCTGACGTTCGTTTAGGCGGGCCCCCGCAAATTAACGCCGTTCTTGTCGATGGCAAACAATCGGTGTTGATTGTCGTCATGAAGAGCGGCGAGGCCTCAACCCTCGATGTCGTTGATGGGATCCGGAAGGCGATCCCGCGCATCGAAGAAATCGCTCCACCAGGGGTGAAAGTCGAGCTTCTCAATGACGCTTCGGTCTTCGTCAAAGACTCGATCACGGATGTTCTACGAGAAATGGCTCTTGCTTCCGCCCTGACCGGGCTGGTGGTTTTGCTATTTCTTGGCTCCTGGCGCGCAACCGTCATCATCGCCACATCAATCCCACTCTCGATTTTAAGTGCGATCATCGGCCTGCATTGGGTTGGCCAGACGATCAACGTAATGACACTCGGCGGTCTGGCCTTAGCTGTCGGCATTCTGGTGGACGACGCCACCGTGATGATCGAAAACATCGACACTCATATGGAAATGGGGAAGCCGCTTGAAACGGCGATCATCGACGCCGCCAACCAAATCGTTATCCCAACATTCGTTTCGACCGTTTGCATCATCATTGTCTGGTTCCCGCTGTTTGAATTAACAGGCGTCTCTGGTTGGCTATTTACGCCGATGGCCGAAGCCGTGATGTTCGCAATGATTGCGTCATTTATCTTGTCGCGCACTTTGGTACCGACCATGGCGAAGTATCTTCTGGTCGATCATAACGCTCCGCCACTGCACGGCGATGGCCATGGCGAAGCTAAAAAGGATGCGCAGAAAGGCCTTCGGGGCCGAAAATACCCGACGCCGGAAGAGATCTATGAGCTCGCGAATAAGTCTGCCGAGCACGATGCTTTGGCGGGAGAAGGAGGAATTTCTCATTTTGCGGTTCCCGTGCTCGAAACTCATGGGCATTCACATGGGCGAAAAGGGATCTTTGCTCGCATCCAACGAGGATTCGAGCAGGGTTTCCAAACGCTGCGTAATCGGTATAACGAACTCCTCGCCAACGTGCTTCAGCGACGCGGACGCTTCGTCGCTATATTTCTTGTTTTTGCGGTCTTATCCATTGGCTTGTTCTTCACAAATGGTCAGGAATTCTTTCCGGAAATAAAATCCGGAACTCTGCAGATGCATGTGAGGCTTCCTCTTGGCACTCGAATCGAAGTGACCGGGCGCATCGCCTCTTTAATATCAAACGACATTGAGCGACTATTGCCGGGGCAAGTAGAGGACATCGTGAGTAATTGTGGTCTTCCGGTCGGACCCCACAATTTGGCGTTCATTCCAACGCCGACGATCGGTCCTCAGGACTGCGATATGACGATAGCTCTTAAAGACGAGGTCTCGCCCGTTTGGGACTTTCGGCGCATTCTCAGGAAAGGGCTGACAGATCGCTACCCGGGGACAGAATTCACATTCCAACCCGCGGACCTAACCGCGAAGATTCTGAATTTCGGCTCGCCGTCGCCGATAGACGTTCAGATTAACGGCGGCGACCCAAACGAAAGCTACGAGTTCGCCCGTAAACTGGCGAGCAAGATCAGGAAGATCAACGGTTCAGTCGACGTAGTGATTCAGCAAACCATGCGCACCCCGACGTTGCTGGTCGAGGGAAACAGAAGCCTCGGTCTAGGTGTTCATCTTACGGAGAAAGATATCGCCGACAATCTGTTGATGACGCTTTCGGGCAGCCAGCAGGTCGACCAGGTGTTCTGGCTGGACCAAAAGAGCGGCAATTCCTATCAAATCAACGTGTACACGCCGCAATATCAGCTCACCAAGGTCCAGAATCTCTTGACAATTCCGGTCGACAAGGGAGATCTCGATCCGTCGGGCAATGAGATGCAGCTGCTCGGTAGCGCCGCGACTCTATCGCTCAAAGGGACCCCTGGCGTCGTCTCGCACGCAAACATCATGCCGCTATTCAATGTTTACGTGTCAGCCGAAACGCGCGACCTTGGCGGCGTCTTATCTGATGTGAAAAAGGTGGTGGAGGAGTCGGAGAAGGAGGCGCCTCGCGGCGCGGCGGTCGAGGTTCGCGGCCAGGCAGAGACCATGCACAGCGCCTACATCGAACTCATAGGTGGTCTCGTCGCGTCGATTTTGCTGATCTATCTACTCATCGTGGTCAATTTCCAGTCGTGGCTCGACCCCTTCATCATCATTACGGCGTTGCCAGGCGCTTTGGCGGGGATCGCCTGGTCGCTGTTCCTGACGCATACGAATATCTCAGTGCCGGCGCTAACTGGAGCCATCATGTGCATGGGAACGGCCACGGCAAATTCGATTCTTGTCGTGGCCTACGCACGCGAACGGCTGGAATTACACGGCGACGCGATGGTGGCGGCGCTCGAAGCTGGCTACGCTCGTATCCGTCCGGTCATCATGACCGCTTCAGCCATGGTCATCGGCATGCTGCCAATGTCGATGGCCAACTCGCAAAACGCGCCACTCGGGCGGGCTGTTATTGGCGGGCTCATCGTCGCGACCTTTGCGACCTTATTCTTCGTCCCCTGCGTTTACGCAATCCTCTATAAGCGAAACCCTCGCAAGTCTGAGAGCCTTCGATGA